The proteins below are encoded in one region of Pontibacter deserti:
- a CDS encoding DUF7619 domain-containing protein: MRTALLTFILILSFFSSFAQPSLYKSKSTIGDLPNLSVANMTMDKEGNVYVVDSSSVYKLKDGQILSKTTFNITDYAGKSANPSDVVVDNDLNIYLSDVFKSQILKYDKNGNLSKVIDIKDDTSNVKIFPFQILVDSESNLYAFDSYKRRLYVYNKSGDLTRKINILDVEPTYGTSDIILAFDKQENLHIAENKRIPYYGDVLTSLPVYFIQSKESELLRRFNKEVFDEAGNLVEPVDIVFDSSGNIYISDFASAVKVFSPDGRFLRRLSTYTTSLANSRRRYKLGIDSKDNLYLGSYSEFGSAINIYNQAFEQIGNWGGERRPQELAFDNQDNLYILDFNTYEIIKVDTQGKELLVFGGTESGITEPLAITVDDKNYTYVLNAKFKNSFILKFDPKGKLVAKIEGINLEVSKSDVYINNAGLAVDFWGNIYISTWVNQNTTFPLAKYDPQGKFIMSFASVGKEKGQLWNVQDVTVDAAGFVYTNDLNGRRIQKFSSTGKFIHQYGSFDTSETHWPMRSRLSSDAFGNIVLAYGNNRYDFAAQHSAKIYDIRGNLLQTLPNGTPSVAISRSGKYIAAADSRKDFITIYENTALPERNVISGKIYRKAANDCITEPQESGLEAIVIKAEPGPFYGISDAAGNYTITVEKGSYTIEPVVQNKIGMHINNICYSGPNPQGITFDNYGINSSGNDFGINVTLSPYLTTNVSSTRRRRCFESTTKVTYSNSGFAPANNAKVYVKLPKEVELLSADKTFTRLPNGTYVFEVGTVAAGETKTITIQDKVICGDESIRGLTVCTKAWMTHDGQTQPKGPVTTVTGKCDYNTGKVRVVLKNTGQADMETGEVFRVYLDGQLATVEEYKLAASDSLVLWIPANGKTIRVDAVQPDGNGENTLASTTVEACTTFATRMVFSAGFVNALPPDDEEPEVAEECLPIIDSFDPNDKQVVPTGLTEEKYTPTGAELKYKIRFQNTGTDVAYRVVVVDTLSEHLDLSTLQIGSASHAYRFDVSGKGKPVLTWTFDNIMLPDSNSNEPGSHGYIQFSIKPKTDLPEKTAVENFADIFFDYNSPVRTNLTVNRIYDMPPVIHETERLDPEQLIATPGIESFSPSAGKFSEEVTISGKKFSTEAAQNKVYFNGKLATVVAATETELKVLVPANATAGSIKVQTPDGVTQSITGFEVYQPPVLTSFSPAEGIAGTTVTIQGQHLTEQWLQSITLGNQPCEVINITGNSAVVKVPAGAVTGTFGVTSKGGEASSNSAFVVWHQPEISNLSKQLDKVGATITISGINFAPSAARNKVMFSGVVAQVLEATSTRLSVKVPEGAKSGIVTVETPGGTAVSTTLFEVIPAPIVTSFTPVAGTVGTDVELTGQHFLTLGEQDTILFNGEKAIVLEATPTTFIVRVPRGATSGKIKVAGAGGQAITAADFTIEELTPEQAIEVYPNPTTGNFTIGLVHADFEVQEVQLFSALGQIVYSGKINSPRPDKLDVKLTTPKSGIYILHIKTERGLIVKKLNIL, encoded by the coding sequence ATGAGAACAGCTTTACTCACCTTTATACTTATTCTCTCTTTCTTTTCTTCTTTTGCCCAACCTTCTTTGTATAAATCAAAATCTACTATTGGGGATTTACCCAATCTTAGCGTAGCGAATATGACCATGGACAAAGAAGGTAATGTCTATGTAGTTGACTCATCAAGCGTTTATAAACTGAAGGATGGACAGATCCTGTCTAAAACGACTTTCAACATTACTGACTATGCAGGGAAGAGTGCTAATCCTTCCGATGTCGTCGTTGATAATGATTTAAATATTTATCTCTCTGATGTATTTAAGTCTCAAATTTTAAAATATGATAAGAATGGAAATCTCTCTAAAGTAATAGATATAAAAGATGATACTAGCAATGTAAAGATATTTCCCTTTCAAATACTTGTTGATAGTGAATCCAATTTGTATGCTTTCGATAGTTATAAAAGAAGACTTTATGTATATAATAAAAGTGGAGATCTTACAAGAAAGATCAATATTCTAGATGTTGAACCAACGTACGGTACCTCAGATATTATTTTAGCATTCGATAAGCAGGAAAATTTACATATAGCTGAAAATAAAAGAATTCCTTATTACGGAGATGTACTTACTTCATTACCTGTATATTTCATTCAAAGTAAAGAAAGTGAATTATTAAGGAGATTTAATAAAGAAGTCTTTGATGAAGCAGGGAATCTAGTAGAACCTGTAGATATAGTGTTTGATTCTAGTGGGAATATCTACATTTCTGATTTTGCTTCAGCAGTTAAGGTTTTCTCACCAGATGGGCGCTTCTTACGCCGACTCTCTACCTATACAACATCTTTAGCAAATAGCAGAAGAAGATATAAGTTAGGAATTGATAGTAAAGACAACTTATACCTTGGCAGTTATTCAGAATTTGGTAGTGCTATCAATATTTATAACCAAGCATTTGAACAAATTGGTAATTGGGGCGGTGAACGTCGCCCTCAGGAGCTAGCTTTTGATAATCAGGACAACCTCTATATCCTGGATTTTAATACATATGAAATAATAAAGGTAGACACTCAGGGAAAAGAACTTCTGGTATTTGGAGGCACAGAATCGGGCATTACAGAACCTTTAGCTATTACTGTAGATGATAAAAACTATACTTATGTTTTAAATGCAAAATTCAAAAATTCCTTTATCTTAAAATTTGACCCTAAAGGTAAACTTGTAGCTAAAATCGAAGGAATAAACCTGGAGGTTTCTAAAAGTGATGTTTATATTAACAATGCAGGCTTAGCAGTAGACTTTTGGGGTAATATATATATATCAACGTGGGTTAATCAAAATACTACTTTCCCATTAGCTAAATATGACCCCCAAGGTAAATTTATTATGTCCTTTGCATCAGTTGGAAAAGAGAAAGGACAGCTTTGGAATGTACAGGATGTTACAGTAGATGCTGCAGGTTTTGTATATACAAATGATTTAAACGGTCGCCGGATCCAAAAATTCTCATCAACTGGTAAATTTATACATCAGTATGGTTCTTTTGATACTTCCGAAACACATTGGCCAATGCGAAGCAGATTATCATCCGACGCATTTGGCAATATTGTATTGGCGTATGGTAATAACAGGTATGATTTTGCAGCACAGCATAGTGCCAAAATTTATGATATCAGAGGTAATTTATTGCAGACATTACCTAATGGTACCCCTAGCGTAGCTATTAGTAGAAGTGGTAAATACATTGCTGCAGCCGATAGCAGAAAGGATTTTATTACTATCTATGAAAATACAGCTCTTCCTGAACGTAATGTAATATCAGGTAAAATATATCGTAAAGCAGCTAATGATTGTATCACAGAACCCCAAGAATCCGGACTAGAAGCTATAGTTATAAAAGCAGAACCTGGACCTTTTTATGGAATATCAGACGCTGCTGGTAATTATACTATAACAGTTGAAAAGGGCAGCTATACAATTGAGCCTGTAGTTCAAAACAAGATTGGGATGCATATTAATAATATTTGTTATTCTGGTCCTAATCCACAAGGTATTACATTCGATAACTATGGAATTAACTCCTCAGGAAATGACTTTGGTATTAATGTCACCCTCTCCCCTTACCTAACCACTAATGTATCCTCAACACGCCGTCGTCGCTGTTTTGAGAGTACAACCAAAGTAACTTATTCTAACTCAGGTTTTGCCCCTGCTAACAATGCCAAAGTATACGTTAAGCTACCAAAAGAAGTAGAGCTACTTTCAGCTGATAAAACCTTTACCCGCCTGCCAAATGGCACCTATGTTTTTGAGGTAGGCACTGTAGCTGCTGGCGAGACCAAGACTATTACAATTCAGGATAAAGTTATTTGCGGAGATGAAAGTATACGAGGATTAACGGTATGTACCAAAGCCTGGATGACACACGATGGTCAGACGCAGCCAAAAGGACCAGTTACAACTGTTACTGGCAAATGCGACTATAATACCGGAAAGGTGCGCGTTGTATTGAAAAATACAGGACAGGCCGATATGGAAACCGGTGAAGTTTTCAGGGTATACCTCGACGGGCAACTGGCAACAGTAGAAGAATACAAACTGGCAGCCAGCGACAGCCTGGTGCTTTGGATTCCAGCAAACGGTAAAACAATAAGAGTTGATGCCGTTCAGCCAGATGGTAATGGCGAAAACACGTTAGCCAGCACTACTGTAGAAGCTTGCACAACTTTTGCTACCCGCATGGTTTTCAGTGCCGGCTTTGTTAATGCCCTGCCTCCCGACGATGAAGAGCCCGAGGTAGCAGAAGAGTGTTTACCAATCATCGACTCATTTGACCCGAACGACAAGCAGGTAGTACCAACTGGCTTAACAGAAGAAAAGTATACACCAACCGGAGCAGAGCTAAAGTATAAAATACGATTTCAGAACACTGGCACCGATGTGGCTTACCGTGTGGTGGTGGTAGATACCTTGTCAGAGCACCTAGACTTAAGTACACTGCAGATTGGATCAGCATCACATGCCTACCGTTTTGATGTAAGTGGCAAGGGCAAACCTGTACTTACCTGGACCTTCGATAACATCATGCTGCCAGATAGCAATAGCAACGAGCCGGGCAGCCACGGCTACATCCAGTTCAGCATAAAGCCTAAGACAGACCTGCCTGAGAAAACAGCAGTGGAGAATTTTGCCGATATCTTCTTCGACTATAACTCACCGGTGCGTACAAACCTGACGGTAAACCGCATTTACGACATGCCGCCTGTCATACATGAAACAGAGCGACTAGACCCGGAGCAACTTATTGCTACGCCTGGTATTGAGAGCTTCTCCCCTTCAGCTGGCAAATTCAGTGAAGAAGTTACCATTTCCGGAAAAAAATTCTCTACGGAGGCAGCACAAAACAAAGTATACTTTAATGGCAAGCTTGCAACGGTAGTAGCGGCAACTGAAACCGAGTTAAAAGTACTTGTACCAGCCAATGCAACTGCCGGAAGTATAAAAGTACAGACGCCGGATGGCGTAACTCAAAGTATAACTGGTTTTGAAGTATACCAGCCACCTGTTTTAACTAGTTTTTCACCTGCCGAAGGTATAGCTGGTACCACCGTAACCATACAAGGGCAGCACTTAACAGAACAATGGCTGCAAAGTATAACTTTAGGGAATCAGCCTTGTGAGGTTATAAATATAACAGGGAACAGCGCAGTGGTGAAAGTACCGGCAGGTGCAGTTACAGGCACTTTTGGTGTTACGAGCAAAGGTGGCGAAGCGAGCAGCAACAGTGCTTTTGTAGTATGGCATCAGCCTGAGATCAGCAACCTTAGCAAGCAGTTAGATAAAGTTGGCGCAACCATAACTATTTCAGGAATTAACTTTGCACCTTCCGCAGCCCGAAATAAAGTAATGTTTTCAGGTGTGGTTGCTCAGGTACTTGAGGCTACATCTACCAGGCTTTCAGTGAAAGTACCTGAAGGTGCAAAATCAGGAATAGTTACCGTTGAGACTCCAGGCGGAACAGCTGTCAGCACTACACTCTTTGAAGTGATACCTGCGCCAATAGTTACCAGTTTTACACCTGTTGCCGGCACTGTAGGCACCGACGTAGAACTAACAGGTCAGCATTTCCTGACCTTAGGAGAGCAGGACACCATCTTGTTTAACGGGGAGAAGGCCATAGTTCTGGAAGCAACACCAACCACATTTATAGTACGCGTGCCACGCGGGGCAACTTCGGGCAAAATAAAAGTGGCAGGTGCAGGCGGTCAGGCTATTACAGCTGCTGATTTTACAATAGAAGAACTGACACCTGAGCAAGCAATTGAAGTTTACCCGAACCCAACAACCGGCAATTTTACCATTGGTTTGGTGCACGCCGATTTTGAAGTACAGGAGGTACAACTATTTTCTGCACTAGGTCAAATAGTCTATTCCGGGAAAATAAATAGCCCACGACCTGATAAACTTGATGTAAAGCTTACAACGCCCAAATCCGGTATCTATATATTGCATATTAAAACAGAGCGCGGATTAATTGTTAAAAAGCTGAACATACTATAG
- a CDS encoding vWA domain-containing protein produces the protein MKKHIYILLFSLLLIACTTLAQDRTITGKVTDAASAQGLPGVTITIKGTTKGTATDATGNYKLLVSNSDKTLTFRYIGYKSKDVTIKKDSVINVALEVDGRQLEEVVVTGYSKRINRALAGKVIGVTAVADQATFSYAPPVFNTEEYQNIQESIFLEAKNNPLSTFSIDVDNASYSNVRRFINDGQLPPADAVRIEEMINYFDYDYPQPIKEHPFSVTTELAACPWNKENLLLHIGLQGKEIPTDNLPASNIVFLIDVSGSMMSEDKLPLVKSGFKMLVDQLRPQDKVAIVVYAGAAGLVLPSTNKKAEMLTAIEALEAGGSTAGAAGINLAYKEAEKHFIKGGNNRVILATDGDFNVGVSSSGELERLIEKKRETGVFLTVLGFGTGNLKDSRMEQLADKGNGNYAYIDNILEAKKVFVNEFGGTLFTIAKDVKLQLEFNPAHVQAYRLIGYENRALQNEDFNNDKKDAGDMGSGHSVTALYEIVPANSKNNKTELQKVDDLKYQQTQLNKKAATTNELLTLKLRYKEPAGSQSKLLQTIVTTQTIAPEKLSDNYKFSAAVAAYGMLLRDSKFKGSANYNQVLELAQQARGKDEDGNRGEFVKLVKAVQLMDMRASKK, from the coding sequence ATGAAAAAGCACATCTACATTCTCTTATTCAGCCTCCTGCTGATCGCCTGCACCACTTTAGCTCAGGACAGAACTATAACCGGTAAAGTAACTGATGCCGCCTCTGCTCAAGGTTTACCTGGAGTAACAATAACTATAAAAGGAACGACCAAAGGCACAGCAACCGATGCCACCGGTAACTACAAATTGCTGGTTTCTAACTCTGACAAGACACTTACATTCCGCTACATAGGGTACAAGAGCAAAGACGTAACTATAAAAAAAGATTCGGTTATCAACGTTGCCCTGGAAGTTGATGGACGACAATTGGAAGAAGTAGTGGTAACTGGCTATAGTAAACGAATAAACAGAGCGCTAGCCGGTAAAGTTATTGGGGTAACTGCAGTTGCTGATCAGGCTACATTCAGTTACGCGCCCCCAGTCTTCAACACCGAAGAATATCAGAATATCCAGGAAAGCATTTTCCTGGAGGCCAAAAATAACCCGCTTTCAACCTTCTCTATAGACGTGGACAATGCTTCGTACAGCAACGTGCGCCGCTTTATAAATGATGGGCAACTACCGCCTGCTGATGCCGTGCGCATCGAAGAAATGATCAATTACTTTGATTATGACTATCCGCAACCAATCAAAGAACATCCTTTTTCAGTAACGACAGAGCTGGCTGCCTGCCCCTGGAACAAAGAGAATTTACTGTTGCACATTGGCTTACAGGGCAAAGAAATCCCGACCGATAACCTGCCTGCTTCTAACATCGTGTTTTTGATAGATGTGTCGGGTTCGATGATGAGTGAAGATAAGTTGCCATTGGTAAAGTCAGGATTTAAGATGCTGGTAGATCAGTTGCGTCCTCAGGATAAGGTAGCTATAGTTGTCTATGCCGGGGCCGCCGGACTGGTACTGCCATCAACCAATAAAAAAGCTGAAATGCTAACTGCTATTGAAGCCCTGGAAGCAGGCGGAAGTACAGCCGGTGCAGCAGGTATAAACCTGGCTTACAAAGAAGCGGAAAAACATTTTATTAAAGGCGGAAACAACCGGGTAATACTTGCTACAGACGGCGATTTTAACGTGGGCGTGTCGAGCTCTGGAGAACTGGAAAGACTGATCGAGAAGAAACGGGAAACCGGTGTTTTCCTGACTGTACTTGGCTTCGGAACAGGCAACCTGAAAGACTCGCGTATGGAGCAACTAGCTGACAAAGGCAACGGAAACTATGCCTACATCGATAATATTCTGGAAGCCAAAAAAGTATTTGTAAATGAGTTTGGTGGCACGTTGTTTACCATTGCAAAAGACGTGAAGCTGCAACTGGAGTTTAACCCGGCTCATGTACAAGCTTACCGTTTGATCGGTTACGAGAACCGCGCGCTGCAGAACGAAGACTTTAATAACGACAAGAAAGATGCCGGCGACATGGGCAGCGGCCATAGCGTAACAGCGCTTTACGAGATAGTGCCTGCTAATAGTAAAAACAATAAGACAGAACTGCAGAAAGTAGATGACCTGAAATACCAGCAAACGCAACTGAACAAGAAAGCTGCCACTACTAACGAACTGCTGACTCTGAAACTGCGCTACAAAGAACCGGCTGGCAGCCAGAGTAAACTGCTGCAAACTATAGTTACCACCCAAACCATAGCCCCTGAAAAACTATCCGACAACTATAAATTCTCGGCGGCAGTGGCGGCCTATGGTATGTTGCTCCGCGACTCTAAATTCAAAGGCTCGGCCAACTATAACCAGGTGCTGGAGCTGGCTCAACAGGCCCGTGGCAAAGATGAAGACGGTAACCGCGGTGAGTTTGTGAAGCTTGTAAAAGCTGTGCAGCTGATGGATATGCGGGCCAGCAAGAAATAA
- a CDS encoding RNA polymerase sigma factor, protein MFLKFFKKADPPDDLQLVQQYRATGDMDCLGELFERHTEMVYLVCLKYLRDEEESKDATMQVFESLTDLLLKHDIANFKSWLHVITKNHCLMQLRAKKGKEQVSLEDASPPFMENSDLFHLSDAERKDQDEKLLAQGLETLPPEQRTCVELFYLQQKSYKEIAVQTGCDLNKVKSYIQNGKRNLKLYMEKHHEPR, encoded by the coding sequence ATGTTCCTCAAATTCTTTAAAAAGGCCGACCCACCCGACGACCTGCAACTGGTGCAACAGTACCGGGCGACAGGCGATATGGATTGCCTTGGCGAGCTTTTTGAGCGACATACCGAAATGGTATACCTGGTTTGCCTGAAGTACCTGCGCGACGAAGAAGAAAGCAAAGACGCTACCATGCAGGTTTTCGAAAGCCTGACCGACCTACTGCTGAAACACGACATCGCTAATTTTAAAAGCTGGCTACACGTAATTACAAAAAACCATTGCCTGATGCAGCTTCGGGCTAAAAAAGGGAAAGAACAGGTAAGCTTAGAAGATGCTTCGCCGCCATTTATGGAAAACAGCGATCTTTTTCATCTTAGTGATGCTGAACGGAAAGACCAGGACGAAAAGCTACTGGCACAAGGGCTGGAAACACTGCCGCCAGAGCAACGGACTTGTGTAGAGCTGTTTTACCTGCAGCAAAAGAGTTATAAAGAGATTGCCGTGCAAACCGGCTGCGACCTGAACAAAGTAAAAAGTTACATACAGAACGGTAAACGGAACCTGAAACTATACATGGAGAAACACCATGAACCACGCTAA
- a CDS encoding TonB family protein — protein sequence MNHANYPIHFGADGHPTLELLRQSQEGLLSPALSHQLERHLLDCELCADIAEGMTLSDATQTNAAIADIKQRMAAKEEKRTAAFWFSDWRAVAAVFVLMCSVVMVVYYQYTNLKTTSETIAVEKTETKQPETIVKFSPPAPIVHEETIEEAQTIVKPKLNAAKPVIAADSYAYAETEDEVFLDVETLTEIADAEITESVALEELTLDLKKDSVASIATAKTKARIAAAAPQMSFERALEGRVAGVALQRKSGTSNVVQGKVTDATGNPLPGVMVQVKGTMQGVSTDADGNFSIQMPEGKNVLSFRYIGYETKEQPIDSATNLLAINLQPDNRQLSEVVVTGYSKPTAAPIIEKPKPTIGTRAYKLYIKNEQRILPVSVKGRVIVGFTVSEKGQLENVRVLRSLNPEADAEAMRLIQQGPAWEPAMQNENPMAQQVKVVVRFR from the coding sequence ATGAACCACGCTAACTACCCCATACACTTCGGTGCAGACGGGCACCCGACCCTGGAATTGCTGCGGCAGTCCCAGGAAGGCTTACTGTCGCCTGCGCTGAGCCATCAGCTGGAACGCCACCTGCTGGACTGTGAACTATGCGCGGACATAGCCGAAGGCATGACTTTATCAGATGCAACTCAAACTAATGCCGCCATTGCTGACATTAAGCAGCGTATGGCAGCAAAAGAAGAGAAACGCACTGCCGCTTTCTGGTTTTCCGATTGGCGTGCTGTGGCCGCAGTATTTGTGTTGATGTGCTCTGTCGTAATGGTGGTTTATTACCAATATACTAACCTAAAAACTACTTCAGAAACTATAGCTGTTGAAAAAACTGAAACGAAGCAGCCCGAAACTATAGTTAAATTCTCACCGCCAGCACCTATAGTTCATGAGGAAACGATTGAAGAGGCACAAACCATAGTTAAACCAAAGCTAAATGCAGCTAAACCAGTAATTGCTGCTGATAGTTATGCTTATGCTGAGACTGAAGATGAAGTTTTTCTGGATGTAGAAACCTTAACTGAAATAGCAGATGCAGAAATAACTGAATCAGTAGCTTTGGAAGAACTTACACTAGACCTAAAAAAGGACAGCGTGGCAAGTATAGCTACTGCTAAAACAAAAGCCAGGATTGCCGCTGCAGCTCCGCAAATGAGTTTTGAAAGAGCCTTGGAAGGCCGGGTAGCAGGAGTAGCATTACAACGGAAGTCAGGCACATCAAATGTAGTGCAAGGTAAGGTTACTGATGCTACCGGTAATCCGTTGCCGGGCGTAATGGTGCAGGTAAAAGGTACGATGCAAGGTGTATCAACTGATGCTGATGGTAATTTCTCAATTCAAATGCCTGAAGGTAAAAACGTATTGAGCTTCCGCTACATTGGCTATGAAACAAAAGAGCAACCGATTGACAGTGCCACCAATTTATTAGCTATAAACCTGCAGCCAGACAACAGGCAGCTATCGGAAGTTGTAGTTACTGGTTATAGCAAACCTACTGCGGCTCCGATTATCGAAAAACCCAAACCAACTATAGGCACCCGCGCTTACAAACTATACATAAAAAACGAGCAGCGAATATTACCTGTATCAGTCAAAGGTCGAGTTATAGTTGGTTTTACTGTCTCTGAAAAAGGGCAGTTGGAGAATGTGCGTGTGCTGCGAAGCCTGAACCCGGAAGCGGATGCAGAAGCTATGAGATTGATTCAACAAGGTCCGGCCTGGGAGCCTGCTATGCAAAATGAAAATCCTATGGCGCAGCAGGTGAAGGTGGTGGTTAGGTTTAGGTAA
- a CDS encoding HD domain-containing protein, whose product MTSTNAVKSIWEKLVLKYTSDLFLIEELWLELKESYTSVDRYYHNFEHINLMLELAEKYSQLISQQHQLIFAIFYHDVIYKATRSDNEEKSAALAVKRLRELGFPEEATAEVHEMILATKKHLQSNKSDTNLILDFDLAILGSDWESYHNYTQQIRKEYSFYPDMLYRPGRAKVLKHFLQQPCIYKTAVFRDALELKARENLTKELNLLR is encoded by the coding sequence GTGACTTCAACAAATGCTGTAAAATCAATATGGGAAAAACTGGTTTTGAAGTATACTTCAGACTTATTCCTGATTGAAGAACTTTGGCTTGAACTAAAAGAGTCCTATACTTCAGTCGATCGTTATTATCACAATTTTGAGCATATTAACTTGATGCTAGAACTGGCGGAGAAGTATAGCCAACTTATAAGCCAACAGCATCAGTTAATTTTCGCTATCTTTTATCATGATGTAATCTATAAGGCTACCAGGTCAGATAATGAAGAGAAAAGTGCAGCTTTAGCAGTTAAAAGGTTACGGGAGTTAGGCTTCCCTGAAGAAGCGACTGCTGAAGTGCATGAAATGATTTTGGCGACAAAAAAGCATTTACAAAGCAATAAATCTGATACCAACTTAATTTTGGATTTTGACCTGGCTATACTTGGTTCGGATTGGGAAAGCTACCATAATTATACACAGCAGATACGGAAAGAATACAGCTTTTATCCTGATATGCTTTACCGTCCTGGCCGGGCAAAAGTACTGAAGCACTTTCTTCAGCAACCGTGTATCTACAAAACTGCTGTA